In Eleginops maclovinus isolate JMC-PN-2008 ecotype Puerto Natales chromosome 19, JC_Emac_rtc_rv5, whole genome shotgun sequence, the sequence cattttaatcatTCAATATTGTTGTCTATGAGGCTTCCCCACATTCAATATTATGTAAAGTTCAGTCTTGGTATTTTTGTGGATATTATGACCATTAATGAGGTAGGTTAGTAACCTACAGGATTCGGGTTATGTATCTTTTAAAGTATTTGATTTAAGAGGACAAACTTATTGGGGATCAACACAGTTAGTCTTTCCACCAAGTGGTGCTGCTGACTGAGGAGAAATGTAGTGACCAGAGCTGACAGATCAGTGCGGCCACTTTCACTCTATACTGAATAGAGTATGTTGATTCCGTCATTCATGAAAAAGAGGAAACACTACTAGGCTACTCCCTAAATAAATGCCACACAAAACATCACATCCTGAAAGGTTGAACAAATTGCCAATATGTTGTCTGATCGATTATAATGATGGAAAGTCTtagcatttgtatttattccacATTTGAAACCGCATTACAGCAAAGAGACAACTGTAAGAGTAAAGGCTGATAGATTTAGTCAATCACAAAGTTGAGTACCCATCCAAATAATGTTCATATGTCCCTATGGCATCCCAAAAGTGTTTCTTATTATCTGCTTAAAGCTTACATATAAGCAGACTTTTACGGCACAcgcttttaatgtatttctttacttctatTTTCTATGCGGGAATTATGTGACCCCGACTTTATCACCTCTTTGAAGACACATCCTTCTTCACCGTAAAAGCCCacgcctttttttttttaaagtgatttacaTTCTTGGACACTGTTGCGTTTTTATGCACAACAGCACGATGAGCGTCTGGACGTCTCGGTGCGCTCTCCTGACCTTGCTGTGCCTCTTTCTAAACACTTCGGCCACAGCGTCGACTTTTGAAGTGACAGTGCTTCACACTAACGACAATCATGCGCGGATTGAGGAGACCAGCGTGGACTCGGGGAAGTGTCCAGACAAGGGTCCCTGTTTTGCTGGGGTCGCCAGGAGGTTCACTAAAGTGTCGGAGATCcggaaaaaggagaaaaatgttttgttcttggACGCTGGAGACCAGTTTCAGGGGTCTGTCTGGTTCAACTTCTATAAAGGCGCCGAAGCAGCTCACTTCATGAACAAACTCGGTTATGATGCCATGGTAAATACTCTTTAAATTTTACTTCAACACAACAGATGAAGAGGTTAATTTTGGGCGTTTTACAAAGACATTGTAACAAGTAGAACTGTAAAGTATATGAAATCTGGAGTCCATCAGCTAATACAATcctgtttttctaaatgaaggCTTTTGGAAATCATGAGTTTGACAATGGAGTGGAGGGTCTGATCCAGCCCTTCCTCGAAAATGTTAATTGCTCTATGGTGAGTGCAAACATAAAGCCAGACCAGACCCTGGCCGCAAAACTCAGCAGCTATTACCAGCCCTACACTGTCATAAATGTGGGCTCAGAGAAAGTGGCTGTGGTTGGCTACACCACTGCAGAAACCCCCTTCTTATCGATGCCaggtaaaaagaaaagtctttaGTTGGATTGATGAAatgttgaatgtatttttgGCACATTGTTACATGCAGAAGTTCATGTGAGGTAAAGCCGTGTGTGTCCAGTGTGTGCATGGAGCTCAGACCAAACAAATCCcgtttttccaccaacccggacCCGGAGCTGCAGCCGAAAAAGATATGGTTTattcgtgtttccaccgcagcggcaccggctttaagcgccgaaaacccggatctttctggccccactcggctgcccggccggatccaagatccaatacgaaccaatacgtcacgtttacttcggaggggggaaattaacctgagcaataacaggtCATAGCGAGTACAATTTGTAACAAGCAttagcgctgagcaaagtgactacaacgcgaccacacacttataaaacacacactttataaagtcaggcaacactaaacaggctcagtgtgatgctgtttatttttaccttactttaatcatcatcgttcactgttattgatcattgggaagagcCAGTAGCGGTTTTGGGCATGGGCGAAGCGGGCAGCCGCCCGGGGCGGCATTTCCCCGTATGGAAAGCCAACTGCGCCACTATTCTCCGCGCGAAATTAACGGGCACAAGGGatgctacaggctagaaccagtaaagcgccagaaaagcaagagatcggatcttgaaccggatccggtttggtggaaaaggggcattagTGTACAATAGAGGTTTTATATACttcaaatcccccccccccctgtcttaGGCCAACATCTAAAGTTTGAGGATGAGGTGAAGGCACTCCAGGTTCAGGTCGATAAGCTGGAAACCTTGGGCTATAATAAGATCATCGCCCTGGGCCACTCTGGCTTTGACATGGATCAACAAATTGCCAAACATGTGAGAGGGGTTGATGTCGTCATTGGAGGACACACCAATACATTCCTCTATACTGgtattttttcttctattttatttcattcaggTCTATTCTAGTGGTTcatgtttacaaaaaaataactttattgtatcttttaaaCCTCTGAATTGACTTTTTATCTAGATTTAAGAAgatttttacaattattttttcaaataaggGATGTTAACCAGATATAAACAATTATTGACATTATTTAGACTGAATAGACATTAACCTTTAACTTGTAGCCTCTAGGAAGCCTTGATTTTTAACATGAAACTACTTTAATATAGTGTTTTAAACAGTTGTATTCAATGTTTGGTAGAGAAAGAGACAATTATGATCTGTCCCTAAAAACATCCATGACGATGAACAATCAAGTAAGAAGAAGCTGACTACGTTTAACTGATTTctgtatctgtattttgttcaaTTCAGCTGCAGTTTCTTTTTTAGCACATGTAGATACAATAATAGATGAAATAGCGCAACATAAAAATGCATGGTTTTATCTTCACTGTATCACGAAATGAGAAATGGTGCTCTGAAAACTGTTCTTGGCAGGAAACCCCCCATCCACTGAAGTGCCAGAAGGTCCGTACCCTTTCATGGTGAGGTCCAATGATGGGAGACACGTGCCGGTGGTGCAGGCCTTTGCCTTTGGGAAGTATCTTGGATATCTAAAAGTCACCTTTGACGAGGCTGGGAATGTGGTGAAAGCAGTCGGGAACCCCATCCTAATGGACAGCAGCATTCCTCAAGGTAGACTGCAATAGTAATTACAATGAGCCCATGCTTGACTTTTCACTCAAAACGATTTGTGTCAAAGTGAAACAATAACTAACATTAGAGGCTGAATAATGTTGTACTTACTGTTATATTTACACACCTTTTGAAATGGAAGCTTGAACTACTACTTGCACATTTTGAAATCCCTTCTTTGAACAAGTTTTGTTCGTCTTGTTACTTTCTCAGACCCAGATATCCTCGCTGACATTAAGAAGTGGAAGAAAGACTTGGCTCAGTATTCCTCTCAGTACGTCGGACAAACCTTAGTCTACCTCAATGGGACGTTTCTAGAGTGTCGATTTCGGGAGTGTAACCTTGGAAACCTGATCTGTGATGCTATGGTAATAATTACAGGCAAACATTACCTTCATTTGTTGATTCATCCACACTATATAGGCGACTTGAGTTGCTTCCTCACTTTGTTGATCAGTATAGTAACCACTTAGACAAGAGGCAGTTTCTCTTTGTCACTCGTTTCCTCTAAATGTGATTCTTAATTCTGAGATCCTGCCTCTGCATGTTCAGCATTGGGTGGGAATTAGTGGAATTCAAAGGCCTGCAGGGGTTTTTAGACCATACTTACACTAATAACCCTTATGCACATAGACAAAGGGTCAATCTTAACTACAACAGGAGATGCATTCTTCCCAAGAAGCAGAGTTTGACTGCTGTATAACATGTTTCCCCTTTTGCATTGCCAGATTTATCACAACATAAAGTATTCAACTGAGCTGCAGTGGAATCATGTGGGCATTTGTATGCTGAATAGCGGTGCCATACGGACAGCTATAGACGAACAATACAAAAATGGTACTTTCTTTCTCAAATGTTTCATTACAAAGGCTGCAGTTGTAgtcccttttaaaatgtacttacagtATGTATTTGCCCTAACTTTAAGGTTCCATAACAATGGAGGACATCCTCACTGTCTTGCCGTTTGGAGGGACCTTTGACTTGGTCAAGATAAAAGGATCGACAGTGAGGAAGGCATTCGAGTACTCCATTCACAGATATGGAAGCATGTCTGGAGAATTTCTTCAAGTCTCAGGTTTGTCTTCCGGTTCCTATGCTGCTTCACCAACACCAGTTTCCCCTGGAGTCTTCTTGAATAATTGTAACTTTTACTTccttattttgcattaaaatttGACAATTTGGTAAATTCCCTTTCTTGCTTTCCTCGTAGGAGTTAGAGGATTGATTCCACTCATGGTTTCTTGCCTGCAAAGACCCCAGTAGGCAAATGTTGTTAGCTTTTGACAGAGCCAGGCCAGCTGTTTAAACATATCCAGTAGCTTAATGTAATGGCTGTGAATAATGACTCCAGCTACGTTTCGATTGCTTCCCTGTAGACTTTGCTTCCATTCcttattattacaaaaaaatgtatagacCTAAGCTCAGTGCCACTTATTCTTTGCGTTTTACACAGTTGATTTTTCAATTTGGTTAAGTAGTCAAACTGCTAGCGGCAGTCATGTTACTGAAAATATGAACCAAAAGACATGTTATCACCATCTCCCTCTCAGTTTGTTTAGAAACAATTGCAGCACATACTGTGTTGTTGATTGCtatgataaaaacagaaacaaaacacaacatttccttATCTTCTCTTGGACATTTTTCTAGGCATTAAGGTTCAGTATGACCTCTCCAAACCAGTGAACCAGCGGGTGGTCTCCTTGTACATGCTCTGCACTGAGTGCCGGGTTCCCAAGTATGAACCGCTAGACCCCGAGAAGACGTACACTGTGGTCATGCCTTCATACATAGTGGGCGGAGGCGATGGCTTTACCATGATCAAGGACGAGTTACTGAAACATAACACAGGTAAGAATGTTTATACGTTGGTAATGTAATCTGGATGGAGCATAAAATCTAATTCAAACAGTGGGTTTTGATGATGTGTGTGGTTAAGGGGAATGATAGATGTGAATCTAAAATGAACTCCCCCTAATTTCAGGAGCCTGTGAAACATTTCAAGAATGGAGAAAGTAGTGTTAGAATAAGCCTTATTTGACCTCTGAACTTTCACTATTTTACTAAAATAAGCTGGATATGTTGACACATCATGTCAAATTCATGTCTGTGCAAAAACAGAGTAATGTCTGCGATTTAACATATGAGATGTCTCTGAAATGTGGGCTTTTTGGTGTTGATTACTTTTTGgcaaatgttaacatgctggtTTTAGTATTAGCTCTAACACAACTGTGCCTCAATACAGCCTCACAGGGCCGTTAGCTGTAGCTCTTGAGCTGTAATAGTTTTTGAGCtgattttccttctttttaCATTCGATACCACCCACTCATCTGGACATTTAAATGGTCTCTCTGTTTATCAATCACTTAA encodes:
- the LOC134881637 gene encoding snake venom 5'-nucleotidase-like yields the protein MHNSTMSVWTSRCALLTLLCLFLNTSATASTFEVTVLHTNDNHARIEETSVDSGKCPDKGPCFAGVARRFTKVSEIRKKEKNVLFLDAGDQFQGSVWFNFYKGAEAAHFMNKLGYDAMAFGNHEFDNGVEGLIQPFLENVNCSMVSANIKPDQTLAAKLSSYYQPYTVINVGSEKVAVVGYTTAETPFLSMPGQHLKFEDEVKALQVQVDKLETLGYNKIIALGHSGFDMDQQIAKHVRGVDVVIGGHTNTFLYTGNPPSTEVPEGPYPFMVRSNDGRHVPVVQAFAFGKYLGYLKVTFDEAGNVVKAVGNPILMDSSIPQDPDILADIKKWKKDLAQYSSQYVGQTLVYLNGTFLECRFRECNLGNLICDAMIYHNIKYSTELQWNHVGICMLNSGAIRTAIDEQYKNGSITMEDILTVLPFGGTFDLVKIKGSTVRKAFEYSIHRYGSMSGEFLQVSGIKVQYDLSKPVNQRVVSLYMLCTECRVPKYEPLDPEKTYTVVMPSYIVGGGDGFTMIKDELLKHNTGDMDISVFSKYISDMKRVYPAVEGRITFRNSAFLAAHSMGLLLLGLCQSLAHLWL